GTCAACACCGCCTTCGGCGTCGCCGCCGCCTGGGCGATCACCAAGTTCGACTTCCGGGGCAAGCGGGCGCTGACCGTGCTGATCGAGATCCCGTTCTCGATCTCGCCCATCGTCGCCGGCGTCGCCTATCTCTTCGTCTACGGACTTCAGGGCCTGTTCGGCCCGGCGCTGCAATCGGCGGAGATCAAGGTGCTGTTCGCGCTGCCCGGCATCGTGCTGGCCTCGATGTTCGTCACCGCGCCCTTCGTCGCCCGCGAGCTGATCCCGCTGATGCAGGCGCAGGGGCGCGACCTGGAGGAGGCTGCGACCTCGCTCGGCGCATCCGGCTGGCGCACCTTCTTCTCGGTCACGCTGCCCAACATACGCTGGGCGCTGCTCTACGGCGTCGTCCTGTGCAACGCCCGCGTCATGGGCGAGTTCGGCGCGGTCTCGGTGGTGTCCGGCAACATACGCGGCCAGACCAACACGCTGCCGCTGCACATCGAGCTGCTCTATCACGACTACAACACGGCCGGCGCCTTCGCCGCCGCCTCGATCCTGACGCTGCTCGCCCTCGTCACCATTATCGCCAAGCTGGCGCTGGAGCGCCGCGGCGCGGGCCGGGTCAGCCGCCCCGCCCTCGCCAGCCCGGCCCTCGCCGCCTCCACTGAAGGAGCCAGACCATGAAGATCGTCCTCGACAATGTGGTGAAGACCTTCGACACCTTCCGCGCCGTTCACGGCGTGTCGCTGGAAATCAGCAGCGGCGAGCTGGTTGCTCTGCTCGGCCCGTCCGGCTCGGGCAAGACGACGATCCTGCGCATGGTGGCGGGGCTCGAATATGCCGACGGCGGCGCGATCCGCTTCGGCGACCAGGACGCCACCAACATCCCGGTGCGCGAGCGCGGCGTCGGCTTCGTCTTCCAGCACTATGCCCTGTTTCCGCACATGACGGTGGCCGACAATATCGCCTTCGGCATGAAGGTCTCCAGACGCAAGCGCAGCCGCGCCGAGATCGAGGCGCGCGTCGGCGAACTCCTGTCGCTGATGCGGCTCGACGGGCTCGGCGGCCGCTTCCCGGGGCAGATCTCCGGCGGCCAGCGCCAGCGCGTGGCGCTCGCCCGCGCGCTTGCCGTCGACCCGCGCGTGCTGCTGCTCGACGAGCCGTTCGGCGCGCTCGACGCCAATGTGCGCCGCGAGCTGCGCCGCTGGCTGCGCGAGATTCACGACGAGCTCGGCATCACCACCCTGTTCGTCACCCACGACCAGGAGGAGGCGCTCGACCTCGCCGACCGCGTCGTCATCCTCGACCACGGCCGCATCGTGCAGGAGGGCAGCCCTGAGGGGGTGTGCCGCAACCCGGCCTCGGCCTTCGTCACCCGCTTCCTCGGCGACACCAACCGGCTGGAGGCGCAGGTGCACGGCGGCGTCGCCCGCATCGCCGGCGGCAGCATCGCGGCCGACGGGGTCCCGGACGGTCACGCCGAGATCTACGCCCGCCCGGCCGACCTCGAATGGGCGGGCGAGGGCGCGGGGCTTTCCGCCCGCATCCTGCGCATCCTCGACCGGCCCGACAGCCGCCGCCTCGTCGCCCGCCTCGACGACGGCGAGACGGTGGAGCTTGACGTGACGCCGG
The window above is part of the Aquamicrobium sp. genome. Proteins encoded here:
- the cysW gene encoding sulfate ABC transporter permease subunit CysW, giving the protein MAATHHGRPPRIGDSPAVRRTLIGFVLVLGAVLVLAPLIVIFTQAFRLGVPAFAANIVHPDTRHAILLTVLTALVAVPVNTAFGVAAAWAITKFDFRGKRALTVLIEIPFSISPIVAGVAYLFVYGLQGLFGPALQSAEIKVLFALPGIVLASMFVTAPFVARELIPLMQAQGRDLEEAATSLGASGWRTFFSVTLPNIRWALLYGVVLCNARVMGEFGAVSVVSGNIRGQTNTLPLHIELLYHDYNTAGAFAAASILTLLALVTIIAKLALERRGAGRVSRPALASPALAASTEGARP
- a CDS encoding sulfate/molybdate ABC transporter ATP-binding protein, producing MKIVLDNVVKTFDTFRAVHGVSLEISSGELVALLGPSGSGKTTILRMVAGLEYADGGAIRFGDQDATNIPVRERGVGFVFQHYALFPHMTVADNIAFGMKVSRRKRSRAEIEARVGELLSLMRLDGLGGRFPGQISGGQRQRVALARALAVDPRVLLLDEPFGALDANVRRELRRWLREIHDELGITTLFVTHDQEEALDLADRVVILDHGRIVQEGSPEGVCRNPASAFVTRFLGDTNRLEAQVHGGVARIAGGSIAADGVPDGHAEIYARPADLEWAGEGAGLSARILRILDRPDSRRLVARLDDGETVELDVTPETVVSVGDQGAVKLRRANVFSLA